A stretch of the Leptospiraceae bacterium genome encodes the following:
- a CDS encoding alpha/beta fold hydrolase, producing the protein MFFIILNVSFCTARIHLQGEIHHPKTSDNWDLTLEHHSPRKNTVAKKYPVIICHGLVGNRNYFKIKEEESIVYRLISEGYDVWLLDLRGRTDAGTPSLFFGDKTYNYSFDDYATKDVDAAIGYVLEKTKAAKVNWIGHSMGGMVAYTKIGTFKENRIANLVTLGSPFSFYNPTKHVKMMSNFSFLLKFLPVVPTANLAHLESDYGFPLPQTQIKMFYYKKNTEKEVEHALKSLSTNNESPNVMKQFANGISTGEVMSLDGNTSYTANLKNVTIPVFLIAGRRDHLGTPMIVRQVYDNIISSDKTMFVAGRSEGLTEDYGHVDLVMGTNSDKDINIPITKWLNERNQ; encoded by the coding sequence TCATTCTAAATGTGTCCTTCTGCACAGCTAGGATTCATTTACAGGGAGAAATCCATCATCCTAAAACATCGGATAATTGGGATTTAACCCTTGAGCATCACAGCCCTAGAAAGAATACAGTAGCAAAAAAGTATCCAGTGATTATTTGTCATGGTCTTGTAGGCAATAGAAATTATTTCAAAATCAAAGAAGAAGAATCTATCGTCTATCGTTTAATTTCAGAAGGATACGATGTATGGCTGCTCGATTTAAGAGGAAGAACCGATGCGGGCACTCCCTCTCTATTCTTTGGTGACAAAACTTACAACTACAGTTTCGATGATTATGCAACAAAAGACGTCGATGCAGCAATTGGTTACGTGCTTGAAAAAACAAAAGCGGCTAAAGTCAACTGGATAGGTCACAGTATGGGCGGAATGGTAGCATACACTAAAATCGGAACTTTCAAAGAAAATAGAATTGCAAACTTAGTAACACTTGGCTCCCCCTTCTCTTTTTACAATCCAACCAAACATGTGAAGATGATGTCCAATTTTTCTTTTCTATTGAAGTTTCTCCCAGTTGTGCCCACAGCAAATCTTGCTCATTTGGAATCTGATTATGGATTTCCTCTACCGCAAACACAAATTAAAATGTTCTATTACAAAAAGAATACTGAAAAAGAAGTAGAGCATGCCCTAAAAAGTCTAAGCACGAATAACGAAAGTCCTAATGTGATGAAGCAATTCGCAAATGGAATTAGTACCGGCGAAGTAATGTCGTTAGACGGCAACACTTCGTATACCGCAAACTTAAAGAATGTAACCATTCCAGTATTCTTAATCGCAGGAAGACGCGACCACCTAGGAACTCCGATGATCGTAAGACAAGTTTATGATAATATTATAAGTAGCGACAAAACAATGTTTGTCGCAGGTCGTTCTGAAGGCCTTACCGAAGACTATGGGCATGTAGATTTAGTAATGGGAACAAACTCGGACAAAGACATTAATATCCCAATTACAAAATGGCTAAACGAAAGAAATCAATAA
- a CDS encoding phosphotransferase family protein: protein MTKEDLKKRLESYLTNRLSGKANVTDMIPLSGGACQDNYLLDLNIDSGEFSGEHRLVFRTDKGASLLASLSRIDEFKVCELTSKAGVKTPKPYWLETNTDVIGNPFYFMERISGKATGRYIVKDPSLNKIRKSFTEELADNLAKIHRITPDSCTDLELKKNLTRHSGRNPNSIAFDAVGELREQVVKLKEPHPAMELILNWLEKNAAETDTEVLVHGDFRTGNFMVSADGLQGIVDWEFAHWGDRHEDIAWLCMRDWRFGKLNKEAGGFADRKEFYSLYEKYSGIPVDTKKVTYWEIMGNIRWALGSAQQAERHLSGADKGIELAAIGRRTCEMEFEAMRLIEDAR, encoded by the coding sequence CTGACAAAAGAAGATCTCAAAAAAAGATTAGAATCGTATCTAACAAACAGACTCTCCGGCAAAGCAAATGTAACCGACATGATACCTCTTAGCGGTGGAGCCTGCCAGGACAATTATCTTCTAGATCTAAATATAGATTCAGGAGAGTTTAGCGGTGAACATAGATTAGTCTTTCGAACAGATAAAGGAGCTTCTCTATTAGCAAGCCTTTCTAGAATTGATGAGTTCAAAGTCTGCGAATTAACTTCGAAGGCAGGTGTAAAAACACCAAAACCCTATTGGCTCGAAACCAATACAGACGTGATTGGAAATCCATTTTATTTTATGGAGCGAATTTCAGGCAAGGCGACAGGTCGTTATATCGTAAAAGATCCTTCCCTTAACAAAATTCGAAAGTCGTTTACAGAAGAACTTGCTGACAATCTCGCGAAGATTCACAGGATAACACCCGATAGCTGCACTGACCTTGAACTCAAAAAAAACCTAACGCGTCATTCAGGAAGAAATCCAAATTCAATTGCCTTTGATGCTGTTGGAGAATTAAGAGAACAAGTAGTTAAACTGAAGGAACCGCATCCCGCGATGGAATTGATTCTAAACTGGCTAGAAAAAAATGCAGCCGAAACCGACACAGAAGTTTTAGTGCATGGAGACTTTAGAACCGGCAACTTCATGGTATCCGCTGATGGTCTTCAGGGAATCGTGGACTGGGAATTTGCTCACTGGGGTGATAGACATGAAGACATTGCCTGGCTTTGTATGAGAGACTGGAGATTTGGTAAACTAAACAAAGAAGCCGGCGGCTTTGCCGATAGAAAAGAGTTTTATTCTCTTTATGAAAAATATTCGGGTATTCCAGTTGATACCAAAAAGGTAACCTATTGGGAGATAATGGGAAATATCCGCTGGGCACTAGGGTCAGCCCAACAAGCAGAAAGGCATTTAAGTGGAGCAGATAAAGGAATTGAACTCGCAGCCATTGGCAGAAGAACCTGTGAAATGGAATTTGAAGCAATGAGGTTAATTGAAGATGCAAGATAG